In one window of Bradyrhizobium diazoefficiens DNA:
- a CDS encoding porin: protein MKLVKSLLLGSAAGLIAVGGAQAADLPVKAKAVEYVKICSLYGAGFYYIPGTDTCIKLGGYLRAEAAIHANDFNGYFSSTAGAENRLSNYYIVRGREDLNIDTRTATEYGVVRTFADLTFSWTTGNYSGTAGGATGYDVIAGTTSSAPGNSSGGNVAGGALGVYYAFIQFAGFTMGKAVSQFSAPWTNYPANNFDGLVGAGGTVTGVAQFTYTADFGQGMTFALSAQDPTVYYQGGVVNASLATSAGIVGGSLGGSAYGGTRSPDLVAMFRADQAWGLFQASVAAHDNHVAYYGATELTGHPDDKWGWAGQLALSIKNIPTGAGDTINMSGVYANGASYYVFQDLAPHAWSMFGGTSLAGATQSVGFATVTDSVFIPGAGQELTTTYGFAGGYTHNWDPYWNTSLYGSYGAVRYNSTAKGYICGSAGMVGLLTAGSTCNPDFNYWVIGTKTGWTPVKNLTFSADVNYAQIDTKYAGSVAYAGSAGTAKPPGLYEIKNQGTVSLLLRAQRNW, encoded by the coding sequence ATGAAGTTGGTTAAGAGCCTTTTGCTCGGCTCAGCGGCGGGTCTCATCGCCGTGGGCGGAGCGCAGGCAGCCGATCTCCCCGTGAAGGCCAAAGCGGTCGAATACGTGAAGATCTGCTCCCTGTACGGTGCGGGTTTCTACTACATCCCGGGCACCGACACCTGCATCAAGCTGGGTGGTTACCTGCGCGCTGAAGCCGCGATCCATGCGAACGACTTCAACGGCTATTTCAGCAGCACGGCTGGCGCTGAAAACCGGCTGTCGAACTACTACATCGTTCGCGGCCGCGAAGACCTCAACATCGATACGCGCACCGCGACCGAATACGGCGTTGTGCGTACGTTTGCCGATCTGACCTTCTCCTGGACGACCGGTAACTACAGCGGCACGGCGGGCGGTGCGACTGGTTACGACGTCATTGCTGGTACGACGTCGTCTGCGCCTGGCAATTCCTCCGGCGGCAACGTCGCTGGCGGTGCGCTCGGCGTGTACTACGCCTTCATCCAGTTCGCTGGCTTCACGATGGGTAAGGCCGTCTCGCAGTTCAGCGCTCCCTGGACCAACTATCCGGCCAACAACTTCGACGGTCTGGTCGGCGCCGGCGGTACCGTCACGGGTGTTGCTCAGTTCACCTACACCGCGGACTTCGGTCAGGGCATGACCTTCGCGCTGTCGGCTCAGGATCCGACGGTCTATTACCAGGGTGGTGTCGTCAACGCTTCGCTCGCCACCTCGGCTGGCATCGTTGGTGGTTCGCTCGGCGGCTCCGCCTATGGTGGAACGAGGTCTCCTGACCTCGTCGCGATGTTCCGCGCCGATCAGGCCTGGGGTCTGTTCCAAGCGTCGGTTGCCGCGCATGACAACCACGTTGCCTACTACGGCGCAACCGAGTTGACTGGTCACCCCGATGACAAATGGGGCTGGGCTGGGCAGCTGGCCTTGTCGATCAAGAACATTCCGACCGGTGCAGGCGACACGATCAACATGTCGGGCGTCTACGCCAACGGTGCTAGCTACTATGTCTTCCAGGATCTAGCGCCGCATGCCTGGTCGATGTTCGGAGGCACCAGCCTGGCTGGCGCAACCCAGAGCGTCGGCTTTGCGACCGTGACCGACAGCGTGTTCATTCCGGGCGCTGGCCAGGAGCTGACCACGACCTACGGCTTCGCCGGTGGTTACACCCACAACTGGGATCCCTACTGGAACACGTCGCTCTACGGTTCGTACGGTGCGGTTCGCTACAACAGCACGGCCAAGGGCTACATCTGCGGCAGCGCTGGCATGGTCGGTCTGTTGACGGCGGGTTCGACCTGTAACCCGGACTTCAACTACTGGGTGATCGGCACGAAGACGGGCTGGACTCCGGTCAAGAACCTGACCTTCTCGGCCGACGTCAACTACGCGCAGATCGACACCAAGTACGCGGGCTCGGTCGCCTACGCGGGTTCTGCCGGTACCGCCAAGCCGCCTGGGCTCTACGAGATCAAGAACCAGGGCACTGTCTCGCTGCTGCTGCGCGCTCAGCGCAACTGGTAA
- the gatB gene encoding Asp-tRNA(Asn)/Glu-tRNA(Gln) amidotransferase subunit GatB, whose protein sequence is MSTATHKLLKGATGDWEMVIGMEIHAQVTSNSKLFSGASTTFGGEPNSHVSLVDAAMPGMLPVINEECVRQAVRTGLGLNAKINLRSVFDRKNYFYPDLPQGYQISQYKSPVVGEGEVVVELDGGRSVTVGIERLHLEQDAGKLLHDQSPTMTYVDLNRSGVALMEIVSKPDIRDAEQAKAYVTKLRSILRYLGTCDGDMEKGSLRADVNVSVRKPGAPLGTRCEIKNMNSITFIGQAIEYEARRQIEILEDGGQIDQETRLYDPNKGETRSMRSKEEAHDYRYFPDPDLLPLEFSQEFVDELKTELPELPDQKKTRFVADFGLSAYDASVLVAERESAVFYETVLDRLANRARDGKMAANWVINELFGRLNKEGRDITGSPVSSERLAAIIDLIGEGTISGKIAKDLFEIVWQEGGDPRALVESRGMKQVTDLSAIEKVVDDIIAANPDKAAQVKDKPQSLGWFVGQVMKSSGGKANPQAVNELLKSKLGI, encoded by the coding sequence ATGAGCACGGCCACGCACAAGCTTCTCAAAGGCGCCACCGGCGACTGGGAGATGGTCATCGGCATGGAGATCCATGCCCAGGTGACGTCGAACTCGAAGCTGTTCTCGGGCGCCTCGACCACGTTCGGCGGTGAGCCGAACAGTCACGTTTCTCTGGTCGATGCGGCGATGCCCGGCATGCTGCCCGTGATCAACGAGGAATGCGTCAGGCAGGCTGTCCGGACCGGGCTCGGCCTCAACGCAAAGATCAATCTGCGTTCGGTATTCGACCGCAAGAACTACTTCTATCCGGACCTGCCGCAGGGCTACCAGATCAGCCAGTACAAGTCGCCCGTCGTAGGCGAGGGTGAGGTGGTGGTCGAGCTCGATGGCGGCCGCAGCGTCACCGTCGGCATCGAGCGCCTGCATCTTGAGCAGGACGCCGGCAAGTTGCTGCACGACCAGTCGCCGACCATGACCTATGTCGATCTCAACCGCTCCGGCGTGGCGCTGATGGAGATCGTCTCCAAGCCCGACATCCGCGATGCCGAGCAGGCCAAGGCTTACGTGACAAAACTGCGCTCGATCCTGCGCTATCTCGGCACCTGCGACGGCGACATGGAGAAGGGGAGCTTGCGCGCCGACGTCAACGTCTCCGTGCGCAAGCCGGGCGCGCCGCTCGGCACCCGCTGCGAGATCAAGAACATGAACTCGATCACCTTCATCGGCCAGGCGATCGAGTACGAAGCGCGCCGCCAGATCGAAATCCTCGAGGACGGCGGCCAGATCGACCAGGAGACGCGGCTCTACGACCCCAACAAGGGCGAGACGCGCTCGATGCGCTCGAAGGAAGAGGCGCACGACTATCGCTACTTCCCCGATCCGGATTTGCTGCCGCTGGAGTTCTCGCAAGAGTTCGTCGACGAGCTGAAGACTGAGCTGCCCGAGCTGCCGGACCAGAAGAAGACGCGCTTCGTCGCCGATTTCGGCCTGTCGGCTTACGACGCGAGCGTGCTGGTCGCCGAGCGCGAGAGCGCGGTGTTCTACGAGACCGTGCTCGACAGGCTCGCCAACCGCGCGCGCGACGGCAAGATGGCGGCGAACTGGGTGATCAACGAGCTGTTCGGCCGTCTCAACAAGGAAGGCCGGGATATTACGGGCTCTCCGGTCTCGTCCGAGCGGCTCGCTGCGATCATCGACCTGATCGGCGAGGGCACGATCTCCGGCAAGATCGCCAAGGATCTGTTCGAGATCGTGTGGCAGGAGGGCGGCGATCCCCGTGCGCTGGTCGAGAGCCGCGGCATGAAGCAGGTCACGGATCTTTCGGCGATCGAAAAGGTCGTCGACGACATCATCGCGGCGAATCCCGACAAGGCGGCGCAGGTGAAGGACAAGCCGCAGTCGCTCGGCTGGTTCGTCGGCCAGGTGATGAAGTCGTCGGGTGGCAAGGCGAACCCGCAGGCGGTCAACGAGCTGCTCAAGTCCAAGCTCGGCATCTGA
- a CDS encoding nitronate monooxygenase family protein, translating into MWPDRRLIDLFKTEFPIVLAPMAGVMDAELVIAVAEGGGLGSLPSAMLSPEKAREQVNIIRQRVKAPVNMNFFCHTPIELTAEADARWKQRLTGYYTEHGLDPAAPINAANRAPFDASFCEVVEELKPEVVSFHFGLPEQALLQRVKAAGCLVISSATTVKEAVWLEQRGVDAVIAQGAEAGGHRAMFLTEKIAEQPGTFALVPQVVDAVKVPVIAAGGIADGRGIAAAFALGASGVQIGSAYLRCPESKVSAGGRKALAEARDDSTVITNVMTGRPARGVQNRLMREAGPISADAPPFPHAATALGPLKSAAEKQGRVDFTNLWAGQAVALGREVPAAELTRDLAKSALARMKALAG; encoded by the coding sequence ATGTGGCCTGACCGTCGACTGATCGATCTCTTCAAGACCGAATTCCCGATCGTGCTGGCGCCGATGGCCGGCGTGATGGATGCGGAGCTGGTGATCGCCGTGGCGGAAGGCGGCGGGCTCGGCTCGCTGCCGAGCGCGATGCTGTCGCCGGAGAAGGCGCGCGAGCAGGTCAACATCATTCGCCAGCGCGTCAAGGCGCCGGTGAACATGAACTTCTTTTGCCATACGCCGATCGAGCTGACGGCCGAGGCCGACGCGCGCTGGAAGCAGCGGCTTACGGGTTATTACACCGAGCATGGCCTCGATCCGGCGGCGCCGATCAATGCGGCGAACCGCGCGCCGTTCGATGCCTCTTTCTGCGAGGTCGTCGAGGAGCTGAAACCGGAGGTCGTCAGCTTCCATTTTGGCCTGCCGGAGCAGGCGCTGCTCCAGCGGGTCAAGGCGGCCGGCTGTCTCGTCATCTCGTCCGCCACGACGGTGAAGGAAGCCGTCTGGCTGGAGCAGCGTGGCGTCGATGCCGTCATTGCGCAAGGCGCCGAAGCGGGCGGCCATCGCGCGATGTTCCTGACCGAGAAGATTGCCGAGCAGCCCGGCACCTTCGCGCTGGTGCCGCAGGTCGTCGATGCCGTGAAGGTGCCGGTGATTGCGGCCGGCGGTATCGCCGATGGCCGCGGCATCGCGGCAGCCTTTGCGCTCGGCGCCTCCGGCGTGCAGATCGGCAGCGCCTATCTGCGCTGTCCGGAGTCCAAGGTCAGCGCGGGCGGCCGCAAGGCGCTTGCCGAGGCGCGGGACGATTCCACCGTCATCACCAATGTCATGACCGGCCGCCCGGCGCGTGGTGTCCAGAACCGCCTGATGCGCGAGGCCGGGCCGATCTCAGCCGATGCGCCGCCGTTTCCCCATGCCGCGACCGCGCTGGGGCCGCTGAAGTCGGCTGCCGAAAAGCAGGGCAGGGTGGATTTCACCAATCTGTGGGCCGGACAGGCCGTGGCCCTAGGTCGTGAGGTCCCTGCGGCCGAACTGACCCGGGATCTTGCCAAATCGGCGTTGGCCCGCATGAAAGCGCTGGCTGGATAG
- the gatC gene encoding Asp-tRNA(Asn)/Glu-tRNA(Gln) amidotransferase subunit GatC, whose product MSVDAATVRRIAHLARIAVAEDEVPHLQGELNAMLAFVEQLSEVNVEGVEPMTSVTPMQMKKRQDVVNDGEIADDIVANAPATEGHFFLVPKVVE is encoded by the coding sequence ATGTCCGTCGACGCCGCTACCGTCCGCCGCATCGCGCATCTGGCGCGCATTGCGGTTGCCGAGGACGAAGTTCCGCATCTGCAAGGCGAGCTCAACGCCATGCTCGCCTTTGTCGAGCAGCTCTCGGAAGTCAATGTCGAGGGCGTGGAGCCCATGACCTCGGTCACCCCGATGCAGATGAAGAAGCGGCAAGACGTGGTCAATGACGGCGAGATCGCCGACGATATCGTTGCCAACGCGCCCGCGACCGAAGGTCACTTCTTTCTGGTGCCGAAGGTTGTTGAATAG
- the gatA gene encoding Asp-tRNA(Asn)/Glu-tRNA(Gln) amidotransferase subunit GatA → MTDLTSLTLAEARKGLAAKTFTSLELTDAHLSAIEKARVLNAFVMETPDQARAMAREADGKIAKGDVGPLAGIPLGIKDLFATKGVRTTACSKILGNFVPTYESTVTSQLWRDGAVMLGKLNNDEFAMGSANETSCFGPVANPWRREGSNTNLVPGGSSGGSASAVAALLCMGATATDTGGSIRQPAAFTATVGIKPTYGRCSRWGIVAFASSLDQAGPIARSTRDAAMLLRSMAGHDPKDTTSVDIPVPDYEAAIGKSVKGMKIGIPKEYRLDGMPAEIEKLWSEGAVWLKAAGAELVEVSLPHTKYALPAYYIVAPAEASSNLARYDGVRYGLREQGKTIIEQYENTRAEGFGAEVRRRVMIGTYVLSAGYYDAYYLRAQRVRTLIKKDFEDCFAKGVNAILTPATPSAAFGIGEKGGADPVEMYLNDIFTVTVNMAGLPGIAVPAGKDAQGLPLGLQLIGRPFEEETLFSLGEVIEQAAGRFTPARWW, encoded by the coding sequence ATGACCGATTTGACATCGCTGACGCTCGCCGAGGCCCGCAAGGGTCTCGCGGCCAAGACTTTCACGTCACTCGAGCTGACCGACGCGCATCTGAGCGCGATCGAGAAAGCGCGCGTGCTCAATGCTTTCGTGATGGAGACGCCCGACCAGGCGCGCGCCATGGCGCGCGAGGCCGACGGCAAGATCGCCAAGGGTGACGTGGGACCGCTCGCGGGCATCCCGCTCGGCATCAAGGATTTGTTCGCGACCAAGGGCGTGCGCACCACGGCGTGCTCAAAAATCCTCGGCAATTTCGTGCCGACCTATGAGTCCACCGTAACCTCGCAGCTCTGGCGTGACGGCGCCGTGATGCTCGGCAAGCTCAACAATGACGAGTTCGCGATGGGCTCGGCGAACGAGACCTCGTGCTTCGGTCCCGTGGCCAACCCCTGGCGGCGCGAGGGAAGCAACACGAATCTGGTGCCGGGCGGCTCGTCCGGTGGTTCGGCCTCGGCGGTGGCGGCGCTGCTGTGCATGGGCGCGACCGCGACCGATACCGGCGGCTCGATCCGTCAGCCGGCGGCGTTCACCGCGACCGTCGGCATCAAGCCGACCTATGGCCGCTGCTCGCGCTGGGGCATCGTCGCCTTTGCATCCTCGCTCGATCAGGCAGGGCCAATCGCGCGCAGCACGCGCGATGCGGCGATGCTGCTGCGCTCGATGGCCGGCCACGATCCGAAGGACACGACGTCGGTCGACATTCCCGTGCCGGACTACGAGGCGGCGATCGGAAAATCCGTGAAGGGCATGAAGATCGGCATCCCCAAGGAATATCGTCTCGACGGCATGCCGGCCGAGATCGAGAAGCTGTGGAGCGAGGGCGCGGTCTGGCTGAAGGCGGCGGGCGCGGAGCTGGTCGAGGTGTCGCTGCCGCACACCAAATACGCGCTGCCGGCCTATTACATCGTGGCGCCGGCTGAAGCGTCCTCCAATCTCGCGCGCTATGACGGCGTCCGCTACGGCCTGCGCGAGCAGGGCAAGACCATCATCGAGCAGTACGAGAACACCCGCGCCGAGGGGTTTGGCGCGGAGGTGCGCCGCCGCGTCATGATCGGCACCTACGTGCTCTCGGCCGGCTATTACGACGCCTATTACCTGCGCGCCCAAAGGGTGCGCACGCTGATCAAGAAGGATTTTGAGGATTGCTTCGCCAAGGGCGTCAACGCGATCCTCACCCCGGCAACGCCGTCGGCCGCCTTCGGCATCGGCGAGAAGGGTGGCGCCGACCCCGTCGAGATGTATCTCAACGACATCTTCACGGTGACCGTGAACATGGCGGGCCTGCCGGGCATCGCCGTGCCAGCCGGGAAGGACGCGCAGGGTCTGCCGCTCGGCCTGCAGCTGATCGGTCGTCCCTTTGAGGAGGAGACGCTGTTCTCGCTCGGCGAAGTGATCGAGCAGGCCGCCGGCCGCTTCACGCCCGCGAGGTGGTGGTGA
- a CDS encoding tetratricopeptide repeat protein, with protein MLQRAGLALRMQQFVEAERLAAEVLKASRTNAAAISILAQALIAQRRGEEAIAPLEKAVRRGDDPGLETLLAGALSEAGRAEEAVERLRRTTERRPPFLPAFQELAGQLAMAARIAEAIAVIDGAIGLAPGVVELRLDMSRLHLYGNDRRKARAVLTEAREIAPGRSDVYTALGRLLFLDGEYQAATDTFRHALALNPDDAMTRADLAACLFEMGERTAAEACLRLAYGGRNHMLGRTSRALVGTSRGRFFLRPSALTKFLQSKPA; from the coding sequence GTGCTCCAGCGCGCCGGCTTGGCGCTGAGAATGCAGCAATTCGTTGAGGCGGAACGGCTTGCTGCCGAGGTGCTCAAGGCAAGCCGGACCAATGCCGCCGCCATATCCATCCTGGCTCAGGCTTTGATCGCCCAGCGCCGTGGCGAGGAGGCCATCGCGCCGCTGGAGAAGGCGGTCCGTCGCGGCGACGATCCGGGGCTCGAGACCTTGCTGGCCGGTGCGCTGTCGGAAGCAGGGCGGGCTGAAGAAGCCGTCGAGCGGTTGCGTCGTACGACCGAACGTCGTCCGCCATTCTTGCCAGCATTTCAGGAACTCGCGGGGCAGCTTGCGATGGCAGCGCGGATCGCCGAGGCAATTGCGGTCATTGACGGCGCAATCGGGCTTGCGCCCGGCGTCGTTGAGCTGCGATTGGATATGTCGCGCCTTCATCTTTACGGCAATGATCGTCGGAAGGCACGGGCAGTCCTCACCGAGGCGAGGGAGATCGCACCGGGGCGGTCGGATGTTTACACCGCGCTTGGCCGTCTCCTTTTCCTCGATGGCGAATATCAAGCCGCGACTGACACCTTCAGGCACGCGCTTGCGCTCAATCCCGATGACGCAATGACGCGCGCGGACCTTGCGGCCTGCCTCTTCGAAATGGGAGAGCGGACTGCCGCCGAGGCCTGCCTCCGATTGGCTTACGGCGGGCGAAATCACATGCTAGGCCGCACCAGTCGTGCGCTCGTTGGCACATCGCGCGGGCGATTCTTTCTGCGTCCCAGTGCGCTTACGAAGTTTCTTCAGAGCAAGCCGGCTTGA
- a CDS encoding LysR family transcriptional regulator, translated as MELNDIQTFAAVARTGGITRAAEELNTVQSNVTQRVKALEAEIGTPLFERHSRGMTLTGAGKRLLPYAQRMAALSREAVLAARDDGEPKGPLSIGSMETTAAVRLPPLLADFHRRFPAVRLSLRTSPTADLVAGVLEGTLDGAFIAGPIAHTDLTATSAFREELVLVSARRWASLAELRAGTPESGPTTLVFRTGCTYRQRLEQIFVEFGWPSAARFELGTLDGMIGCVAADMGVTLLPRAVVERSAMTGSVTMHALSPSHARVETLFIQRCAGHQYSALQGFVACLKGDDQVIAA; from the coding sequence ATGGAACTGAATGACATCCAGACCTTTGCCGCGGTCGCCCGCACCGGCGGCATCACCCGCGCCGCCGAAGAGCTCAACACGGTCCAATCCAACGTCACCCAGCGCGTCAAGGCGCTCGAAGCCGAGATCGGCACGCCGCTGTTCGAGCGGCACTCGCGCGGCATGACGCTCACCGGCGCCGGCAAACGCCTTTTGCCTTACGCGCAACGGATGGCGGCTTTGTCGCGCGAAGCCGTGCTTGCGGCCCGCGACGACGGCGAGCCGAAGGGGCCGCTTTCGATCGGCTCGATGGAGACGACGGCCGCGGTGCGGCTGCCGCCGCTGCTGGCCGATTTCCACCGTCGCTTCCCGGCCGTGCGCCTGAGCCTGCGCACGTCGCCGACCGCCGATCTCGTCGCCGGCGTGCTCGAAGGCACGCTCGATGGCGCCTTCATCGCAGGCCCCATCGCGCATACCGACCTCACCGCGACCAGCGCGTTTCGCGAAGAGCTGGTACTGGTCAGCGCGCGGCGCTGGGCCTCGCTCGCCGAGCTGCGCGCCGGCACGCCCGAGTCAGGCCCGACGACGCTGGTGTTTCGCACCGGCTGCACCTACCGCCAGCGGCTCGAGCAGATCTTCGTCGAATTCGGTTGGCCGTCGGCAGCCCGCTTCGAGCTCGGCACGCTCGACGGCATGATCGGCTGCGTCGCCGCCGACATGGGCGTGACACTCTTGCCGCGCGCCGTGGTCGAGCGCAGCGCGATGACCGGCAGCGTGACCATGCACGCGCTGAGCCCGTCGCATGCGCGCGTCGAGACGCTGTTCATCCAGCGCTGCGCCGGACACCAGTATAGCGCTCTGCAAGGCTTCGTGGCGTGTCTAAAGGGCGACGATCAGGTCATCGCGGCCTGA
- a CDS encoding nitronate monooxygenase family protein gives MPIATPLTELLGIRHPILSAPMDTIAGGRLTRAVSEAGGFGILGGGYGDRARLGAEAAELKGFAPFGIGFITWSLAKQPELLEIALDARPQAIMLSFGDPAPFAPRIKAAGARLICQVQSEDMAKQALDAGAQILIAQGTEAGGHGASRTTVDIVPAIVDLAAGRVPVVAAGGIADGRGLAAMMMLGASGVLIGTRFYASMEANGAAEAKERIRTADPNDTVRGVVPDWSRQLFWPVPFTARTLVNGHIKSWTGREVELMQRAEEVAKEYAAAKMAGDFEIAAVFAGEAVGLIHDIPPAAEIVERIATEAEQLLAGRRNSIASLA, from the coding sequence ATGCCGATTGCCACGCCGCTGACCGAGCTTCTCGGGATCAGGCATCCGATCCTGTCGGCGCCTATGGATACGATCGCGGGCGGCCGGCTGACCCGCGCGGTCAGTGAGGCCGGCGGTTTTGGCATCCTCGGCGGCGGCTACGGCGACCGCGCCCGACTCGGGGCTGAGGCCGCGGAGCTGAAGGGCTTTGCACCGTTCGGGATCGGCTTCATCACGTGGAGCCTGGCAAAGCAGCCCGAGCTTCTCGAGATCGCGCTCGACGCTCGTCCGCAAGCGATCATGCTGTCATTCGGCGATCCCGCGCCGTTCGCGCCACGGATTAAAGCGGCTGGCGCGCGATTGATCTGCCAGGTGCAGAGCGAGGATATGGCGAAACAGGCGCTCGATGCCGGCGCGCAGATTTTGATCGCGCAGGGGACGGAGGCGGGCGGTCACGGCGCATCGCGTACCACCGTCGATATCGTGCCTGCGATCGTCGATCTCGCGGCCGGGCGTGTGCCGGTCGTCGCGGCCGGCGGCATCGCCGACGGTCGCGGTCTGGCGGCGATGATGATGCTCGGCGCCTCCGGCGTGCTGATCGGTACGCGCTTCTATGCGAGCATGGAGGCCAACGGCGCCGCGGAAGCGAAGGAGCGCATTCGCACGGCCGATCCAAACGACACGGTGCGCGGCGTCGTTCCCGACTGGTCGCGGCAGCTGTTCTGGCCTGTGCCGTTTACCGCGCGTACGCTGGTCAATGGTCATATCAAGAGCTGGACCGGCCGCGAGGTCGAACTCATGCAGCGCGCAGAGGAAGTCGCCAAGGAATATGCCGCGGCGAAAATGGCGGGCGATTTCGAAATCGCGGCAGTCTTTGCAGGAGAAGCGGTCGGCCTGATCCATGATATTCCACCGGCTGCCGAGATCGTCGAGCGGATTGCGACCGAGGCCGAGCAGCTTCTTGCCGGCCGGCGCAATTCCATCGCGTCGCTCGCCTGA